From a single Arachis hypogaea cultivar Tifrunner chromosome 3, arahy.Tifrunner.gnm2.J5K5, whole genome shotgun sequence genomic region:
- the LOC112790390 gene encoding uncharacterized protein, whose amino-acid sequence MLKSTFTPIFWALVPKPMSPKLSPNVIINTFANSTSLVRQNVSLKQHQCITPSSAYIHLPFCRKRCHYCDFPIVALGSASAQIDDDPRVVNYIQWLCREISATQVELDAKAPLETVYFGGGTPSLVPPRLVSLVLEALKMKFGLSEDAEISMEMDPGTFNAKTMKEVMLLGVNRVSLGVQAFQEKLLKSCGRAHGVQEVHEAIDIVKLCGVENWSIDLIASLPHQTSDMWKESLRLTIEAEPTHVSVYDLQIEQGTKFGNLYTPGEFPLPSETQSADFYKMASRMLCDANYNHYEISSYGKSGYECKHNFTYWKNKPFYAFGLGSASYIGGLRFSRPKKVNDYMKFVENLENGLVNSSGDGQIHAKDTATDIVMLSLRTARGLDMKCFEESFGSSIVSSLIEAYIPYVESGHVVCLDEERRTMGIAELNNSLLHKTNTERKLAYIRLSDPEGFLLSNELISLAFGVIDNCMDCLQHLEVV is encoded by the exons ATGCTCAAATCAACATTCACTCCCATTTTCTGGGCACTTGTCCCAAAACCCATGTCTCCAAAGCTATCACCCAACGTAATCATCAACACCTTCGCAAACAGCACTTCACTTGTTCGACAAAATGTCTCACTCAAACAACACCAATGCATCACCCCTTCATCAGCATACATTCACCTCCCCTTCTGCAGAAAACGTTGCCACTACTGTGACTTCCCCATTGTTGCTCTTGGTTCCGCCTCGGCCCAAATAGACGACGACCCGCGAGTGGTAAACTACATACAATGGCTCTGCAGAGAAATCAGTGCAACACAAGTGGAACTTGATGCCAAGGCACCCCTTGAAACAGTTTACTTTGGTGGTGGAACACCCTCCCTCGTGCCTCCAAGGTTGGTTTCTTTGGTCCTGGAGGCCTTAAAAATGAAGTTTGGGTTGAGTGAGGATGCAGAGATATCGATGGAAATGGATCCAGGGACTTTCAATGCTAAGACGATGAAGGAGGTGATGTTGTTGGGAGTGAATAGGGTGTCTTTGGGAGTTCAAGCATTTCAGGAGAAGCTATTGAAGTCTTGTGGGAGGGCTCATGGTGTGCAAGAGGTTCATGAGGCTATTGATATTGTAAAATTATGTGGGGTTGAGAATTGGAGCATTGATCTTATAGCTTCTCTGCCTCATCAGACCAGTGATATGTGGAAGGAAAGTCTAAGGCTCACAATTGAGGCAGAACCAACTCATGTTTCTGTATATGATTTGCAAATTGAGCAGGGGACAAAATTTGGAAACTT GTACACACCGGGAGAATTCCCTTTGCCTTCCGAGACACAATCTGCTGATTTCTATAAGATGGCTTCAAGGATGCTTTGTGATGCCAATTATAACCATTATGAAATCAGCAGCTATGGTAAGAGTGGATATGAGTGCAAGCACAACTTTACCTATTGGAAGAACAAACCTTTCTATGCCTTTGGCCTAGGCTCTGCTAGTTATATTGGTGGGTTGAGGTTTTCAAGACCAAAGAAGGTGAACGATTACATGAAGTTTGTGGAAAATTTGGAAAATGGATTAGTGAATAGCTCCGGCGATGGCCAGATTCATGCTAAGGACACGGCCACAGATATCGTGATGCTGTCCCTAAGAACTGCAAGAGGCCTAGACATGAAGTGCTTTGAAGAATCATTTGGGAGCTCTATTGTTTCATCACTGATTGAGGCCTATATACCTTATGTTGAGAGTGGACATGtagtttgtttggatgaagagagaAGAACAATGGGGATAGCTGAGCTCAACAATTCTTTACTGCATAAAACAAATACAGAAAGGAAGCTGGcttatataaggctaagtgaccCAGAAGGTTTCCTCTTATCAAATGAGTTAATATCCCTTGCATTTGGGGTTATTGACAATTGCATGGATTGCCTTCAGCACTTGGAGGTTGTTTGA